The nucleotide window CACGGGGTGGAAGCTGAAAATAGCCAGCTCGGCAAACTGCCCGTTGCCGCACCGCTGCTCATGGCCCTGCGAGTCGGTGAAAAAGCCGCCCGGCGCGTGGCAGGCATCCTCAATCATCCAGAGCCCGAACTCGTCGCATAGCTGGCGGGCCGCTTCCAGGTTCACGGGCAGGCCGGCAAAATCCACCGGAATCAGCCCGTGGAAGTAACCTTTGGGGTGGCTTTCCAGCAGGCGGCGCACGGCGCCCAGGTCCAGCAGCGCGGTTTCGGGGTCGATATCAGCAAAATGCACTTCGCCTCCGCAGTAGCGCACGCAGTTGGCCGAGGCCGAAAAGGTGATGGGCGTGGTGATGACGCGCTGCCCGGGCTCCACACCCAGCGCCAGCGCACACAGGTGCAGGGCCGCCGTGCCGTTGGCTACGGCCACCGCGTGGTCGGCACCAATGTAGGCGGCAAACTTTTCTTCAAATTCCGCCACCTTGGGTCCCTGCGTGAGGTAGTCCGAGTACAGGGTTTCCGTCACGGCCTGCACGTCGTCGGGGGTGATGTGCTGGCGGCCGTAGGCAATGGGGCGGGTGGGCTGAAAAGCGAGGTCAGGCATACGGCTTCAAATGTACAGTACGGCGGGCATCCCGGGCGGAAAAACCAACAGCTGCCCCCAAGGGGCAGCTGCCAGCCATGGAGCACGAAAAAAGTTAGCACTCGTGGGTGAACTCGGCATCCACGTGCAAGCGAATTTCTTCCCGGATCTGCTCCACCGACATCCAATCGGCATTGTTTGAAGAATCATAGTGGAAGCCGGCCTCCACGCGGCGGCCGTTGAAGTGCCGGATAAACTCTTCCACATCCCAGCGCGGGGTGAAGGGCAGGATAACGTAGTATTTATCCAGCTCCACCGTGCTCAGCGCGTCGGTTTCGGTTATCATTTCCTCGTGCAACTTCTCGCCGGGCCGGATGCCCACGATTTCCTGGCGGCAGTTGGGGGCAATGGCCTTGGCTACTTCCGTGA belongs to Hymenobacter sp. J193 and includes:
- the pseC gene encoding UDP-4-amino-4,6-dideoxy-N-acetyl-beta-L-altrosamine transaminase; amino-acid sequence: MPDLAFQPTRPIAYGRQHITPDDVQAVTETLYSDYLTQGPKVAEFEEKFAAYIGADHAVAVANGTAALHLCALALGVEPGQRVITTPITFSASANCVRYCGGEVHFADIDPETALLDLGAVRRLLESHPKGYFHGLIPVDFAGLPVNLEAARQLCDEFGLWMIEDACHAPGGFFTDSQGHEQRCGNGQFAELAIFSFHPVKHIATGEGGMITTNRRDLYEHLLRLRTHGITKDPAQLTRNDGGWYMEMQELGYNYRMPDMLCALGISQLRRADEGLARRRQLAARYDDAFAEMTTVRPVAGAPGHAYHLYVIQVPDRKGLYDALREQQIFAQVHYIPVHTMPYYQDLGWQPGDFPAAENYYAHCLSIPLFPTLTDEEQQYVIDCIRAFVER